From the Synechococcus sp. Nb3U1 genome, one window contains:
- a CDS encoding response regulator has protein sequence MQGKLQEIDIRSILQLIELGQRTGELFVEASPSAYWFVFFLNGRIIYASDTEGNITRLRDYLHRFKVEAALDQIQIPHKAAVNAPEYNRLWSLLENHKLNPSQGKQILLSMVREVLFDLLSLHHGSFIFEAGSPLAPQLTTFPVTPLLTEIVTQVQEWKKLYPYIQTPNQAPTLLNPTPLQQNLPAPVFKALSEWSNGKTSIRQMGRYLGRDTLTVAKAIYPYVRQGAIQLSEPILIAEPKPSRPVSLSGKPSHIFCIDDSMAIQKTVEFILQNEGYQVTTIGNPLKALGQVFLLNPDMILCDVAMPKLDGYELCAMLRKSSQFRQTPMIMLTGKDGFTDRIKARMAGANEFLSKPFAEKELLTIVESYVGPPPKRSPNE, from the coding sequence ATGCAGGGGAAACTACAAGAGATCGATATCCGCAGCATCCTCCAGCTGATCGAGTTGGGCCAGCGCACCGGGGAGCTTTTCGTGGAGGCCAGCCCCTCCGCCTACTGGTTTGTTTTTTTTCTCAACGGGCGGATCATCTACGCCTCCGACACTGAAGGCAACATCACCCGCCTGCGGGACTACCTACACCGATTCAAGGTAGAAGCCGCCCTCGACCAAATCCAGATCCCCCACAAGGCCGCCGTCAACGCTCCCGAGTACAACCGCCTCTGGTCTTTACTCGAAAACCACAAACTCAACCCCAGCCAAGGCAAACAAATCCTCCTGAGCATGGTGCGGGAAGTCCTCTTCGATCTGCTCAGCCTCCACCACGGCTCTTTTATTTTTGAGGCCGGATCCCCGTTAGCCCCTCAGCTAACCACCTTCCCCGTTACCCCGCTACTGACGGAGATTGTGACGCAAGTGCAGGAGTGGAAAAAATTATACCCCTACATCCAAACCCCCAACCAAGCCCCCACCCTCCTCAACCCCACCCCCCTGCAGCAAAATCTGCCTGCCCCTGTTTTCAAGGCCCTGAGCGAGTGGTCAAACGGCAAAACCAGCATCCGTCAAATGGGGCGTTACCTCGGTCGAGATACCCTGACTGTAGCCAAAGCCATCTACCCCTATGTCCGGCAGGGGGCCATTCAACTGTCAGAACCTATCCTGATTGCAGAACCTAAACCCAGTCGTCCCGTCAGCCTGAGCGGCAAACCCAGCCACATCTTCTGCATCGACGACTCCATGGCCATCCAAAAAACCGTGGAGTTTATCTTGCAGAACGAGGGCTATCAGGTGACCACCATCGGCAACCCTCTCAAAGCCCTAGGGCAGGTGTTTCTTCTCAACCCCGACATGATCCTCTGCGATGTGGCCATGCCTAAATTGGACGGCTACGAGCTGTGTGCCATGTTGCGCAAGTCCAGCCAATTTCGCCAAACCCCCATGATCATGCTGACCGGCAAAGATGGCTTCACCGACCGCATCAAAGCCCGCATGGCCGGAGCTAACGAATTCCTCAGCAAGCCCTTCGCTGAGAAGGAATTACTGACCATTGTTGAATCCTATGTAGGCCCACCTCCGAAACGCAGCCCTAATGAGTAA
- a CDS encoding CheW domain-containing protein: MLGDLDLLIGDETQELQEMEAPEGELFLKFKVTTGEQFALPAVSVVEVMSIGPEKITPMPNVAPVLLGTLNLRGEIIWVADLGQFLGISPPLNVDRTELPVVAVMEQQDLLMGLAVDLIVGMEWLKTESVRPAFTAPEAMAPFLRGEWMVAETGSTLPLLDQSAILRSNHWG, encoded by the coding sequence ATGCTGGGGGATCTGGATTTATTAATAGGGGATGAGACCCAAGAATTACAGGAAATGGAGGCCCCAGAAGGGGAGCTATTCCTGAAGTTCAAGGTGACGACTGGAGAACAATTTGCTCTGCCAGCAGTTTCGGTGGTGGAGGTGATGAGCATTGGGCCTGAGAAAATCACCCCCATGCCCAATGTGGCACCTGTTTTGCTAGGCACCCTCAATTTGCGGGGCGAAATCATTTGGGTCGCTGATCTCGGGCAGTTTTTGGGAATTAGCCCACCCTTGAATGTGGATCGCACTGAGCTCCCGGTGGTGGCGGTCATGGAGCAACAAGATTTGCTCATGGGCTTGGCTGTGGATTTAATTGTGGGCATGGAATGGCTGAAGACCGAATCGGTACGGCCTGCCTTCACGGCTCCCGAAGCTATGGCTCCCTTTTTGCGGGGGGAATGGATGGTGGCCGAGACGGGGTCAACCTTGCCATTGCTGGATCAGTCAGCCATCCTGAGATCTAATCATTGGGGGTGA
- a CDS encoding response regulator transcription factor — MSRVLVVEDSQSQREMISNLLKQSGLEVTVVGDGLEALEAVQGDRPDLIVLDIVMPRMNGYEVCRRLKADPLTQNTPIVMCSSKGEEFDRYWGIRQGADAYIAKPFQPQELVGTIKQLLRG, encoded by the coding sequence ATGAGTCGCGTTTTGGTTGTAGAAGACAGCCAATCTCAGCGGGAGATGATCAGCAACTTGCTGAAGCAGAGTGGGCTGGAGGTGACCGTTGTTGGGGATGGATTGGAAGCCCTAGAAGCGGTGCAGGGCGACAGGCCAGATTTGATCGTGCTAGATATTGTCATGCCACGCATGAATGGCTACGAAGTGTGCCGTCGCCTCAAAGCCGATCCTCTGACCCAAAACACACCGATTGTGATGTGTTCCTCTAAGGGGGAAGAATTTGATCGCTACTGGGGGATCCGGCAGGGGGCTGATGCCTATATTGCCAAGCCCTTTCAGCCTCAAGAATTAGTAGGTACGATTAAACAATTATTGAGAGGTTAA
- a CDS encoding response regulator, with product MSKVLVVDDNRTYLETISSLLSDSGLEVSTAMDGVEAMDAIRQQKPDLVVLDVVMPRMNGYEVCREVKGDESTKHIRIVMCSTKDQAFDIEWAKRNQADAYVTKPFKPQELLATIKNQLREINRK from the coding sequence ATGAGTAAAGTGCTGGTGGTGGATGACAACCGTACCTACCTAGAGACCATTTCTAGTCTGCTTTCCGACAGTGGGTTGGAAGTCTCGACAGCCATGGACGGCGTAGAGGCCATGGATGCTATCCGTCAGCAAAAGCCGGACTTAGTGGTGCTGGATGTGGTTATGCCGCGTATGAATGGCTACGAGGTGTGCCGAGAAGTGAAGGGAGATGAAAGTACCAAGCACATTCGCATCGTCATGTGTTCCACCAAGGATCAGGCCTTTGACATCGAGTGGGCTAAGCGCAACCAGGCGGATGCCTATGTGACCAAACCCTTCAAACCTCAGGAATTACTAGCTACCATCAAAAACCAGTTGCGGGAGATCAACCGGAAATGA
- a CDS encoding YggT family protein, protein MLLFLSAWVLGPLLAIYTLLFVLRIFLSWYPQLDTARLPYALVIGATEFLLRPTRKLIPPLGGVDMAPVVWVGLVTLLREVLLGQQGLLTMALH, encoded by the coding sequence ATGCTCCTGTTTCTCTCTGCCTGGGTACTTGGCCCATTGCTGGCGATCTATACTCTTCTGTTTGTACTGCGCATCTTTCTGTCTTGGTACCCGCAACTGGATACCGCCCGACTGCCTTACGCTCTGGTGATTGGGGCAACGGAATTTCTGTTGCGGCCCACTCGCAAGTTGATTCCACCTTTGGGGGGAGTGGATATGGCCCCTGTGGTTTGGGTGGGCTTGGTCACTTTACTGCGGGAGGTTTTGCTGGGTCAGCAGGGGTTGCTGACGATGGCTTTGCACTGA